One genomic region from Lates calcarifer isolate ASB-BC8 linkage group LG10, TLL_Latcal_v3, whole genome shotgun sequence encodes:
- the kif23 gene encoding kinesin-like protein KIF23 isoform X1 encodes MIRQAKGKTPRRPPPRKPASNQKDPVGVYCRVRPLGVEDEECCIEVISSTTIQLHAPEGFRTNRNGEYKETQYSFKKVFGVSVSQMELFEYVAKPLVDDLIHGKNGLLFTYGVTGSGKTFTMTGSPGQGGLLPRSLDMIFNSIGPYQAKRYVFKTDDKNGMEVQSEVDALLERQRRENNLPVPKTPSSRQKLDPEIADMIKPEEAYKADGVDEDSSYSIFVSYIEIYNNYIYDLLEETQEDAIKPKWNGGGTPVRQNTEFIPPQSKILREDQNHNMYVAGCMEVEVKSAEEAFQVFWRGQKKRKVANTRLNRESSRSHSVFIIKLAQAPLDADGDNILQDKNQVTVSQLCLVDLAGSERTGRTGAEGTRIREAGNINQSLLNLRTCIEILRENQMCGTNRMVPYRDSKVTHLFKNYFDGEGKVKMVVCVNPKADDYEETLLVMRFAEMTQEVEVARPVDRPICGFTPGRRHRNQAFKEELSRKLEERGGPIDRDVPTVINHLVHSLPPLPSCELTDPHDDITLPRLIEALQNRHRIRQMMTEEFNKAANTMKSMLQDLDSNLIAKDNFIHEQNGKLGEKDKIIQANKEEIERLEKRARMQEHKIDILQKTTKIYEGDKRSLQHELETREQRLQRELSEKRRMEQRMHGVVSDTQHKWEKECERRVNAMQLEMQNKLWVKDEKLKQLKAIVTESKTPGRPDPPPRQTQPQPRQMQTQTQPQPQPKRPSREERLPAKRSASPSPLPFCHFAPQCPVDSPPVSPEPGSQPFNATRVEEIEMKPRLTCPLPSASSSMTVASSISAWEQRAALESRQGYLSPSTPTRTQSPAAPSASRARRRALCWAREEEEEACSLSPTFDLDITERSYRTTTPVRPLHRRSRSAGGEKWVDHKPASSLDLGTVLQPVVPNAIQVSAPNEKALSKCDRYVLTHQEVASDGEIQTKLIKGEVIKTRGGGQAVQFTDIETLRQELTTIPSRKRKSSEGAPANGNQSDGAWTDVETRCSMAMEMRAGSNMAPGFEHHGITKRRKP; translated from the exons ACACAGTATTCCTTCAAAAAAGTCTTTGGGGTTTCAGTATCTCAGATGGAGCTGTTTGAGTATGTGGCCAAACCTCTTGTTGACGATCTCATCCATGgaaaaaatg GCCTGCTCTTCACGTATGGGGTGACAGGAAGTGGAAAGACGTTCACTATGACTGGCTCTCCAGGTCAGGGTGGACTTCTACCTCGCTCCCTCGACATGATCTTCAATAGTATAGGCCCCTACCAGGCCAAAAGATAT GTTTTTAAGACAGATGATAAAAATGGTATGGAGGTCCAGAGTGAAGTTGATGCTTTGTTGGAGCGCCAAAGGCGAGAAAACAACTTGCCTGTACCTAAAACACCCTCCTCAAG ACAAAAGCTTGATCCTGAAATTGCTGACATGATAAAGCCGGAGGAGGCTTATAAAGCAGATGGTGTTGATGAGGACAGCAGCTACAGCATCTTCGTCTCCTACATAGAAATCTACAACAACTACATCTATGATCTCCTTGAGGAAACTCAGGAAGATGCAATCAAACCAAA GTGGAATGGTGGAGGCACACCTGTGCGCCAGAACACTGAGTTCAT ACCACCTCAGTCTAAAATCCTCAGAGAGGATCAGAATCACAACATGTATGTGGCTGGTTGTATGGAAGTCGAAGTCAAGTCTGCTGAGGAGGCATTTCAGGTATTCTGGAGAG gtcagaagaagaggaaggttGCAAACACCCGGCTGAACAGAGAGTCCAGCCGCTCCCACAGTGTGTTCATTATCAAACTGGCTCAGGCTCCTCTTGATGCAGATGGCGACAACATTCTCCAG GATAAGAACCAGGTGACTGTCAGTCAGCTGTGCCTGGTGGACTTGGCAGGAAGTGAGCGCACTGGTAGGACGGGGGCAGAAGGCACTCGTATACGGGAAGCAG GCAACATTAATCAGTCTTTGCTGAATTTGCGGACATGCATTGAGATACTCAGAGAGAACCAGATGTGTGGCACAAACAGG ATGGTCCCCTACAGAGACTCTAAAGTAACCCATCTGTTCAAGAACTACTTTGATGGAGAGGGAAAAGTCAAAATGGTTGTTTGTGTCAATCCTAAAGCTGATGACTACGAGGAAACATTG CTGGTGATGCGGTTTGCAGAGATGACCCAGGAGGTGGAGGTAGCTCGGCCAGTGGACAGGCCCATCTGTGGCTTCACTCCAGGCCGCCGTCACAGAAACCAGGCCTTTAAAGAAGAACTGTCTCGCAAGCTGGAGGAGCGTGGAGGTCCAATAGACAGGG atgTGCCCACTGTTATAAACCACTTGGTGCACAGCCTCCCACCTCTACCCTCCTGTGAGCTGACCGATCCCCACGATGACATCACCCTGCCGAGGCTGATCGAAGCTCTGCAGAACAGACACAGGATCAGGCAGATGATGACGGAAGAATTCAATAAAGCAG CCAACACGATGAAGTCTATGCTTCAGGACCTGGACAGCAACCTCATTGCCAAAGACAACTTCATTCATGAACAAAATGGCAAACtaggagagaaagacaaaatcATCCAGGCCAACAAGGAAGAGATTGAACGCTTGGAGAAGAGAGCCAGGATGCAAGAACACAAG ATTGACATCCTGCAGAAAACAACTAAAATCTATGAGGGCGACAAGCGTTCACTGCAGCATGAGCTGGAAACCAGAGAGCAGAGGCTACAGAGGGAGCTTTCTGAGAAGAGACGCATGGAGCAGCGCATGCATGGTGTAGTCTCAGACACCCAGCATAAGTGGGAGAAAGAATGC GAGCGGCGTGTTAATGCGATGCAGCTGGAGATGCAGAACAAGCTCTGGGTGAAAGACGAGAAGCTGAAGCAGCTCAAGGCCATCGTGACGGAGAGCAAGACTCCAGGTCGTCCTGATCCTCCACCGCGTCAGACGCAGCCTCAGCCACGTCAGATGCAAACTCAaactcagcctcagcctcagcccaAGCGGCCCTCCAGAGAGGAACGCCTCCCTGCAAAGAGATCGGCCTCGCCCTCACCTCTCCCT TTTTGCCACTTTGCTCCCCAGTGCCCTGTCGATTCTCCCCCTGTCAGCCCAGAGCCAGGGTCACAGCCATTCAATGCCACTAGAGTTGAGGAGATTGAGATGAAGCCAAGGCTCACCTGCCCCCTCCCCAGTGCCAGTAGCTCTATGACAGTGGCTAGCTCCATCTCGGCATGGGAGCAGCGGGCGGCTCTGGAGAGCAGGCAGGGTTACCTTTCACCTAGTACGCCCACAAGAACACAGTCTCCCGCAGCCCCCTCAGCCAGCCGGGCCAGGAGGAGAGCTCTGTGTTGGgctagagaggaggaggaggaagcctGCTCCCTATCCCCTACATTTGATCTAGACATAACTGAGAGAAGCTACAGG ACGACGACACCGGTGCGCCCCTTGCACCGTCGCTCCCGGTCTGCTGGTGGAGAGAAGTGGGTGGACCACAAGCCCGCCTCCAGTCTGGACCTGGGTACTGTTCTGCAGCCCGTCGTCCCCAATGCCATTCAGGTGTCTGCACCAAATGAGAAAGCCCTGTCCAAGTGTGACAGGTATGTGTTAACGCACCAGGAGGTTGCCTCCGATGGCGAGATACAGACCAAACTTATTAAG GGTGAGGTGATTAAAACCAGGGGAGGAGGACAAGCTGTCCAGTTCACTGACATCGAGACTCTGAGACAGGAGCTTACCACAATCCCAAG CCGCAAGAGGAAATCTTCGGAAGGCGCGCCAGCCAATGGAAATCAAAGTGATGGAGCTTGGACTGATGTGGAGACAAGG TGCTCTATGGCTATGGAGATGAGAGCTGGATCAAACATGGCCCCTGGTTTCGAGCATCACGGGATCACCAA GCGCAGAAAACCCTAA
- the kif23 gene encoding kinesin-like protein KIF23 isoform X2 produces MIRQAKGKTPRRPPPRKPASNQKDPVGVYCRVRPLGVEDEECCIEVISSTTIQLHAPEGFRTNRNGEYKETQYSFKKVFGVSVSQMELFEYVAKPLVDDLIHGKNGLLFTYGVTGSGKTFTMTGSPGQGGLLPRSLDMIFNSIGPYQAKRYVFKTDDKNGMEVQSEVDALLERQRRENNLPVPKTPSSRQKLDPEIADMIKPEEAYKADGVDEDSSYSIFVSYIEIYNNYIYDLLEETQEDAIKPKPPQSKILREDQNHNMYVAGCMEVEVKSAEEAFQVFWRGQKKRKVANTRLNRESSRSHSVFIIKLAQAPLDADGDNILQDKNQVTVSQLCLVDLAGSERTGRTGAEGTRIREAGNINQSLLNLRTCIEILRENQMCGTNRMVPYRDSKVTHLFKNYFDGEGKVKMVVCVNPKADDYEETLLVMRFAEMTQEVEVARPVDRPICGFTPGRRHRNQAFKEELSRKLEERGGPIDRDVPTVINHLVHSLPPLPSCELTDPHDDITLPRLIEALQNRHRIRQMMTEEFNKAANTMKSMLQDLDSNLIAKDNFIHEQNGKLGEKDKIIQANKEEIERLEKRARMQEHKIDILQKTTKIYEGDKRSLQHELETREQRLQRELSEKRRMEQRMHGVVSDTQHKWEKECERRVNAMQLEMQNKLWVKDEKLKQLKAIVTESKTPGRPDPPPRQTQPQPRQMQTQTQPQPQPKRPSREERLPAKRSASPSPLPFCHFAPQCPVDSPPVSPEPGSQPFNATRVEEIEMKPRLTCPLPSASSSMTVASSISAWEQRAALESRQGYLSPSTPTRTQSPAAPSASRARRRALCWAREEEEEACSLSPTFDLDITERSYRTTTPVRPLHRRSRSAGGEKWVDHKPASSLDLGTVLQPVVPNAIQVSAPNEKALSKCDRYVLTHQEVASDGEIQTKLIKGEVIKTRGGGQAVQFTDIETLRQELTTIPSRKRKSSEGAPANGNQSDGAWTDVETRCSMAMEMRAGSNMAPGFEHHGITKRRKP; encoded by the exons ACACAGTATTCCTTCAAAAAAGTCTTTGGGGTTTCAGTATCTCAGATGGAGCTGTTTGAGTATGTGGCCAAACCTCTTGTTGACGATCTCATCCATGgaaaaaatg GCCTGCTCTTCACGTATGGGGTGACAGGAAGTGGAAAGACGTTCACTATGACTGGCTCTCCAGGTCAGGGTGGACTTCTACCTCGCTCCCTCGACATGATCTTCAATAGTATAGGCCCCTACCAGGCCAAAAGATAT GTTTTTAAGACAGATGATAAAAATGGTATGGAGGTCCAGAGTGAAGTTGATGCTTTGTTGGAGCGCCAAAGGCGAGAAAACAACTTGCCTGTACCTAAAACACCCTCCTCAAG ACAAAAGCTTGATCCTGAAATTGCTGACATGATAAAGCCGGAGGAGGCTTATAAAGCAGATGGTGTTGATGAGGACAGCAGCTACAGCATCTTCGTCTCCTACATAGAAATCTACAACAACTACATCTATGATCTCCTTGAGGAAACTCAGGAAGATGCAATCAAACCAAA ACCACCTCAGTCTAAAATCCTCAGAGAGGATCAGAATCACAACATGTATGTGGCTGGTTGTATGGAAGTCGAAGTCAAGTCTGCTGAGGAGGCATTTCAGGTATTCTGGAGAG gtcagaagaagaggaaggttGCAAACACCCGGCTGAACAGAGAGTCCAGCCGCTCCCACAGTGTGTTCATTATCAAACTGGCTCAGGCTCCTCTTGATGCAGATGGCGACAACATTCTCCAG GATAAGAACCAGGTGACTGTCAGTCAGCTGTGCCTGGTGGACTTGGCAGGAAGTGAGCGCACTGGTAGGACGGGGGCAGAAGGCACTCGTATACGGGAAGCAG GCAACATTAATCAGTCTTTGCTGAATTTGCGGACATGCATTGAGATACTCAGAGAGAACCAGATGTGTGGCACAAACAGG ATGGTCCCCTACAGAGACTCTAAAGTAACCCATCTGTTCAAGAACTACTTTGATGGAGAGGGAAAAGTCAAAATGGTTGTTTGTGTCAATCCTAAAGCTGATGACTACGAGGAAACATTG CTGGTGATGCGGTTTGCAGAGATGACCCAGGAGGTGGAGGTAGCTCGGCCAGTGGACAGGCCCATCTGTGGCTTCACTCCAGGCCGCCGTCACAGAAACCAGGCCTTTAAAGAAGAACTGTCTCGCAAGCTGGAGGAGCGTGGAGGTCCAATAGACAGGG atgTGCCCACTGTTATAAACCACTTGGTGCACAGCCTCCCACCTCTACCCTCCTGTGAGCTGACCGATCCCCACGATGACATCACCCTGCCGAGGCTGATCGAAGCTCTGCAGAACAGACACAGGATCAGGCAGATGATGACGGAAGAATTCAATAAAGCAG CCAACACGATGAAGTCTATGCTTCAGGACCTGGACAGCAACCTCATTGCCAAAGACAACTTCATTCATGAACAAAATGGCAAACtaggagagaaagacaaaatcATCCAGGCCAACAAGGAAGAGATTGAACGCTTGGAGAAGAGAGCCAGGATGCAAGAACACAAG ATTGACATCCTGCAGAAAACAACTAAAATCTATGAGGGCGACAAGCGTTCACTGCAGCATGAGCTGGAAACCAGAGAGCAGAGGCTACAGAGGGAGCTTTCTGAGAAGAGACGCATGGAGCAGCGCATGCATGGTGTAGTCTCAGACACCCAGCATAAGTGGGAGAAAGAATGC GAGCGGCGTGTTAATGCGATGCAGCTGGAGATGCAGAACAAGCTCTGGGTGAAAGACGAGAAGCTGAAGCAGCTCAAGGCCATCGTGACGGAGAGCAAGACTCCAGGTCGTCCTGATCCTCCACCGCGTCAGACGCAGCCTCAGCCACGTCAGATGCAAACTCAaactcagcctcagcctcagcccaAGCGGCCCTCCAGAGAGGAACGCCTCCCTGCAAAGAGATCGGCCTCGCCCTCACCTCTCCCT TTTTGCCACTTTGCTCCCCAGTGCCCTGTCGATTCTCCCCCTGTCAGCCCAGAGCCAGGGTCACAGCCATTCAATGCCACTAGAGTTGAGGAGATTGAGATGAAGCCAAGGCTCACCTGCCCCCTCCCCAGTGCCAGTAGCTCTATGACAGTGGCTAGCTCCATCTCGGCATGGGAGCAGCGGGCGGCTCTGGAGAGCAGGCAGGGTTACCTTTCACCTAGTACGCCCACAAGAACACAGTCTCCCGCAGCCCCCTCAGCCAGCCGGGCCAGGAGGAGAGCTCTGTGTTGGgctagagaggaggaggaggaagcctGCTCCCTATCCCCTACATTTGATCTAGACATAACTGAGAGAAGCTACAGG ACGACGACACCGGTGCGCCCCTTGCACCGTCGCTCCCGGTCTGCTGGTGGAGAGAAGTGGGTGGACCACAAGCCCGCCTCCAGTCTGGACCTGGGTACTGTTCTGCAGCCCGTCGTCCCCAATGCCATTCAGGTGTCTGCACCAAATGAGAAAGCCCTGTCCAAGTGTGACAGGTATGTGTTAACGCACCAGGAGGTTGCCTCCGATGGCGAGATACAGACCAAACTTATTAAG GGTGAGGTGATTAAAACCAGGGGAGGAGGACAAGCTGTCCAGTTCACTGACATCGAGACTCTGAGACAGGAGCTTACCACAATCCCAAG CCGCAAGAGGAAATCTTCGGAAGGCGCGCCAGCCAATGGAAATCAAAGTGATGGAGCTTGGACTGATGTGGAGACAAGG TGCTCTATGGCTATGGAGATGAGAGCTGGATCAAACATGGCCCCTGGTTTCGAGCATCACGGGATCACCAA GCGCAGAAAACCCTAA
- the kif23 gene encoding kinesin-like protein KIF23 isoform X3 — MIRQAKGKTPRRPPPRKPASNQKDPVGVYCRVRPLGVEDEECCIEVISSTTIQLHAPEGFRTNRNGEYKETQYSFKKVFGVSVSQMELFEYVAKPLVDDLIHGKNGLLFTYGVTGSGKTFTMTGSPGQGGLLPRSLDMIFNSIGPYQAKRYVFKTDDKNGMEVQSEVDALLERQRRENNLPVPKTPSSRQKLDPEIADMIKPEEAYKADGVDEDSSYSIFVSYIEIYNNYIYDLLEETQEDAIKPKWNGGGTPVRQNTEFIPPQSKILREDQNHNMYVAGCMEVEVKSAEEAFQVFWRGQKKRKVANTRLNRESSRSHSVFIIKLAQAPLDADGDNILQDKNQVTVSQLCLVDLAGSERTGRTGAEGTRIREAGNINQSLLNLRTCIEILRENQMCGTNRMVPYRDSKVTHLFKNYFDGEGKVKMVVCVNPKADDYEETLLVMRFAEMTQEVEVARPVDRPICGFTPGRRHRNQAFKEELSRKLEERGGPIDRDVPTVINHLVHSLPPLPSCELTDPHDDITLPRLIEALQNRHRIRQMMTEEFNKAANTMKSMLQDLDSNLIAKDNFIHEQNGKLGEKDKIIQANKEEIERLEKRARMQEHKIDILQKTTKIYEGDKRSLQHELETREQRLQRELSEKRRMEQRMHGVVSDTQHKWEKECERRVNAMQLEMQNKLWVKDEKLKQLKAIVTESKTPGRPDPPPRQTQPQPRQMQTQTQPQPQPKRPSREERLPAKRSASPSPLPTTTPVRPLHRRSRSAGGEKWVDHKPASSLDLGTVLQPVVPNAIQVSAPNEKALSKCDRYVLTHQEVASDGEIQTKLIKGEVIKTRGGGQAVQFTDIETLRQELTTIPSRKRKSSEGAPANGNQSDGAWTDVETRCSMAMEMRAGSNMAPGFEHHGITKRRKP; from the exons ACACAGTATTCCTTCAAAAAAGTCTTTGGGGTTTCAGTATCTCAGATGGAGCTGTTTGAGTATGTGGCCAAACCTCTTGTTGACGATCTCATCCATGgaaaaaatg GCCTGCTCTTCACGTATGGGGTGACAGGAAGTGGAAAGACGTTCACTATGACTGGCTCTCCAGGTCAGGGTGGACTTCTACCTCGCTCCCTCGACATGATCTTCAATAGTATAGGCCCCTACCAGGCCAAAAGATAT GTTTTTAAGACAGATGATAAAAATGGTATGGAGGTCCAGAGTGAAGTTGATGCTTTGTTGGAGCGCCAAAGGCGAGAAAACAACTTGCCTGTACCTAAAACACCCTCCTCAAG ACAAAAGCTTGATCCTGAAATTGCTGACATGATAAAGCCGGAGGAGGCTTATAAAGCAGATGGTGTTGATGAGGACAGCAGCTACAGCATCTTCGTCTCCTACATAGAAATCTACAACAACTACATCTATGATCTCCTTGAGGAAACTCAGGAAGATGCAATCAAACCAAA GTGGAATGGTGGAGGCACACCTGTGCGCCAGAACACTGAGTTCAT ACCACCTCAGTCTAAAATCCTCAGAGAGGATCAGAATCACAACATGTATGTGGCTGGTTGTATGGAAGTCGAAGTCAAGTCTGCTGAGGAGGCATTTCAGGTATTCTGGAGAG gtcagaagaagaggaaggttGCAAACACCCGGCTGAACAGAGAGTCCAGCCGCTCCCACAGTGTGTTCATTATCAAACTGGCTCAGGCTCCTCTTGATGCAGATGGCGACAACATTCTCCAG GATAAGAACCAGGTGACTGTCAGTCAGCTGTGCCTGGTGGACTTGGCAGGAAGTGAGCGCACTGGTAGGACGGGGGCAGAAGGCACTCGTATACGGGAAGCAG GCAACATTAATCAGTCTTTGCTGAATTTGCGGACATGCATTGAGATACTCAGAGAGAACCAGATGTGTGGCACAAACAGG ATGGTCCCCTACAGAGACTCTAAAGTAACCCATCTGTTCAAGAACTACTTTGATGGAGAGGGAAAAGTCAAAATGGTTGTTTGTGTCAATCCTAAAGCTGATGACTACGAGGAAACATTG CTGGTGATGCGGTTTGCAGAGATGACCCAGGAGGTGGAGGTAGCTCGGCCAGTGGACAGGCCCATCTGTGGCTTCACTCCAGGCCGCCGTCACAGAAACCAGGCCTTTAAAGAAGAACTGTCTCGCAAGCTGGAGGAGCGTGGAGGTCCAATAGACAGGG atgTGCCCACTGTTATAAACCACTTGGTGCACAGCCTCCCACCTCTACCCTCCTGTGAGCTGACCGATCCCCACGATGACATCACCCTGCCGAGGCTGATCGAAGCTCTGCAGAACAGACACAGGATCAGGCAGATGATGACGGAAGAATTCAATAAAGCAG CCAACACGATGAAGTCTATGCTTCAGGACCTGGACAGCAACCTCATTGCCAAAGACAACTTCATTCATGAACAAAATGGCAAACtaggagagaaagacaaaatcATCCAGGCCAACAAGGAAGAGATTGAACGCTTGGAGAAGAGAGCCAGGATGCAAGAACACAAG ATTGACATCCTGCAGAAAACAACTAAAATCTATGAGGGCGACAAGCGTTCACTGCAGCATGAGCTGGAAACCAGAGAGCAGAGGCTACAGAGGGAGCTTTCTGAGAAGAGACGCATGGAGCAGCGCATGCATGGTGTAGTCTCAGACACCCAGCATAAGTGGGAGAAAGAATGC GAGCGGCGTGTTAATGCGATGCAGCTGGAGATGCAGAACAAGCTCTGGGTGAAAGACGAGAAGCTGAAGCAGCTCAAGGCCATCGTGACGGAGAGCAAGACTCCAGGTCGTCCTGATCCTCCACCGCGTCAGACGCAGCCTCAGCCACGTCAGATGCAAACTCAaactcagcctcagcctcagcccaAGCGGCCCTCCAGAGAGGAACGCCTCCCTGCAAAGAGATCGGCCTCGCCCTCACCTCTCCCT ACGACGACACCGGTGCGCCCCTTGCACCGTCGCTCCCGGTCTGCTGGTGGAGAGAAGTGGGTGGACCACAAGCCCGCCTCCAGTCTGGACCTGGGTACTGTTCTGCAGCCCGTCGTCCCCAATGCCATTCAGGTGTCTGCACCAAATGAGAAAGCCCTGTCCAAGTGTGACAGGTATGTGTTAACGCACCAGGAGGTTGCCTCCGATGGCGAGATACAGACCAAACTTATTAAG GGTGAGGTGATTAAAACCAGGGGAGGAGGACAAGCTGTCCAGTTCACTGACATCGAGACTCTGAGACAGGAGCTTACCACAATCCCAAG CCGCAAGAGGAAATCTTCGGAAGGCGCGCCAGCCAATGGAAATCAAAGTGATGGAGCTTGGACTGATGTGGAGACAAGG TGCTCTATGGCTATGGAGATGAGAGCTGGATCAAACATGGCCCCTGGTTTCGAGCATCACGGGATCACCAA GCGCAGAAAACCCTAA
- the kif23 gene encoding kinesin-like protein KIF23 isoform X4: MIRQAKGKTPRRPPPRKPASNQKDPVGVYCRVRPLGVEDEECCIEVISSTTIQLHAPEGFRTNRNGEYKETQYSFKKVFGVSVSQMELFEYVAKPLVDDLIHGKNGLLFTYGVTGSGKTFTMTGSPGQGGLLPRSLDMIFNSIGPYQAKRYVFKTDDKNGMEVQSEVDALLERQRRENNLPVPKTPSSRQKLDPEIADMIKPEEAYKADGVDEDSSYSIFVSYIEIYNNYIYDLLEETQEDAIKPKPPQSKILREDQNHNMYVAGCMEVEVKSAEEAFQVFWRGQKKRKVANTRLNRESSRSHSVFIIKLAQAPLDADGDNILQDKNQVTVSQLCLVDLAGSERTGRTGAEGTRIREAGNINQSLLNLRTCIEILRENQMCGTNRMVPYRDSKVTHLFKNYFDGEGKVKMVVCVNPKADDYEETLLVMRFAEMTQEVEVARPVDRPICGFTPGRRHRNQAFKEELSRKLEERGGPIDRDVPTVINHLVHSLPPLPSCELTDPHDDITLPRLIEALQNRHRIRQMMTEEFNKAANTMKSMLQDLDSNLIAKDNFIHEQNGKLGEKDKIIQANKEEIERLEKRARMQEHKIDILQKTTKIYEGDKRSLQHELETREQRLQRELSEKRRMEQRMHGVVSDTQHKWEKECERRVNAMQLEMQNKLWVKDEKLKQLKAIVTESKTPGRPDPPPRQTQPQPRQMQTQTQPQPQPKRPSREERLPAKRSASPSPLPTTTPVRPLHRRSRSAGGEKWVDHKPASSLDLGTVLQPVVPNAIQVSAPNEKALSKCDRYVLTHQEVASDGEIQTKLIKGEVIKTRGGGQAVQFTDIETLRQELTTIPSRKRKSSEGAPANGNQSDGAWTDVETRCSMAMEMRAGSNMAPGFEHHGITKRRKP; encoded by the exons ACACAGTATTCCTTCAAAAAAGTCTTTGGGGTTTCAGTATCTCAGATGGAGCTGTTTGAGTATGTGGCCAAACCTCTTGTTGACGATCTCATCCATGgaaaaaatg GCCTGCTCTTCACGTATGGGGTGACAGGAAGTGGAAAGACGTTCACTATGACTGGCTCTCCAGGTCAGGGTGGACTTCTACCTCGCTCCCTCGACATGATCTTCAATAGTATAGGCCCCTACCAGGCCAAAAGATAT GTTTTTAAGACAGATGATAAAAATGGTATGGAGGTCCAGAGTGAAGTTGATGCTTTGTTGGAGCGCCAAAGGCGAGAAAACAACTTGCCTGTACCTAAAACACCCTCCTCAAG ACAAAAGCTTGATCCTGAAATTGCTGACATGATAAAGCCGGAGGAGGCTTATAAAGCAGATGGTGTTGATGAGGACAGCAGCTACAGCATCTTCGTCTCCTACATAGAAATCTACAACAACTACATCTATGATCTCCTTGAGGAAACTCAGGAAGATGCAATCAAACCAAA ACCACCTCAGTCTAAAATCCTCAGAGAGGATCAGAATCACAACATGTATGTGGCTGGTTGTATGGAAGTCGAAGTCAAGTCTGCTGAGGAGGCATTTCAGGTATTCTGGAGAG gtcagaagaagaggaaggttGCAAACACCCGGCTGAACAGAGAGTCCAGCCGCTCCCACAGTGTGTTCATTATCAAACTGGCTCAGGCTCCTCTTGATGCAGATGGCGACAACATTCTCCAG GATAAGAACCAGGTGACTGTCAGTCAGCTGTGCCTGGTGGACTTGGCAGGAAGTGAGCGCACTGGTAGGACGGGGGCAGAAGGCACTCGTATACGGGAAGCAG GCAACATTAATCAGTCTTTGCTGAATTTGCGGACATGCATTGAGATACTCAGAGAGAACCAGATGTGTGGCACAAACAGG ATGGTCCCCTACAGAGACTCTAAAGTAACCCATCTGTTCAAGAACTACTTTGATGGAGAGGGAAAAGTCAAAATGGTTGTTTGTGTCAATCCTAAAGCTGATGACTACGAGGAAACATTG CTGGTGATGCGGTTTGCAGAGATGACCCAGGAGGTGGAGGTAGCTCGGCCAGTGGACAGGCCCATCTGTGGCTTCACTCCAGGCCGCCGTCACAGAAACCAGGCCTTTAAAGAAGAACTGTCTCGCAAGCTGGAGGAGCGTGGAGGTCCAATAGACAGGG atgTGCCCACTGTTATAAACCACTTGGTGCACAGCCTCCCACCTCTACCCTCCTGTGAGCTGACCGATCCCCACGATGACATCACCCTGCCGAGGCTGATCGAAGCTCTGCAGAACAGACACAGGATCAGGCAGATGATGACGGAAGAATTCAATAAAGCAG CCAACACGATGAAGTCTATGCTTCAGGACCTGGACAGCAACCTCATTGCCAAAGACAACTTCATTCATGAACAAAATGGCAAACtaggagagaaagacaaaatcATCCAGGCCAACAAGGAAGAGATTGAACGCTTGGAGAAGAGAGCCAGGATGCAAGAACACAAG ATTGACATCCTGCAGAAAACAACTAAAATCTATGAGGGCGACAAGCGTTCACTGCAGCATGAGCTGGAAACCAGAGAGCAGAGGCTACAGAGGGAGCTTTCTGAGAAGAGACGCATGGAGCAGCGCATGCATGGTGTAGTCTCAGACACCCAGCATAAGTGGGAGAAAGAATGC GAGCGGCGTGTTAATGCGATGCAGCTGGAGATGCAGAACAAGCTCTGGGTGAAAGACGAGAAGCTGAAGCAGCTCAAGGCCATCGTGACGGAGAGCAAGACTCCAGGTCGTCCTGATCCTCCACCGCGTCAGACGCAGCCTCAGCCACGTCAGATGCAAACTCAaactcagcctcagcctcagcccaAGCGGCCCTCCAGAGAGGAACGCCTCCCTGCAAAGAGATCGGCCTCGCCCTCACCTCTCCCT ACGACGACACCGGTGCGCCCCTTGCACCGTCGCTCCCGGTCTGCTGGTGGAGAGAAGTGGGTGGACCACAAGCCCGCCTCCAGTCTGGACCTGGGTACTGTTCTGCAGCCCGTCGTCCCCAATGCCATTCAGGTGTCTGCACCAAATGAGAAAGCCCTGTCCAAGTGTGACAGGTATGTGTTAACGCACCAGGAGGTTGCCTCCGATGGCGAGATACAGACCAAACTTATTAAG GGTGAGGTGATTAAAACCAGGGGAGGAGGACAAGCTGTCCAGTTCACTGACATCGAGACTCTGAGACAGGAGCTTACCACAATCCCAAG CCGCAAGAGGAAATCTTCGGAAGGCGCGCCAGCCAATGGAAATCAAAGTGATGGAGCTTGGACTGATGTGGAGACAAGG TGCTCTATGGCTATGGAGATGAGAGCTGGATCAAACATGGCCCCTGGTTTCGAGCATCACGGGATCACCAA GCGCAGAAAACCCTAA